A section of the Oryzias latipes chromosome 10, ASM223467v1 genome encodes:
- the ar-alpha gene encoding androgen receptor beta isoform X1, with protein MAFRSSLAEKQETFNCFVMSDRENPCDTNACPTIELSKAVSVSLGLDSLSSPLHSQCPSSAFADPADSGNHGFRGVSELGTPGNVNSEGNGLVLARSSPARDNFREVCANIRQVSCVDLFRSGEMDCAQSVTRGSVISRFICKDPSMFVNPAAELSATSQVNEVAPLKPYSAYPANPDLYRENQGGWSSWCANERIYSERPEPHRGGSDGHHFSCKYCSCGPTPFGSRQECNCVWYSRGAQSGKGGSQAAMAQGYGQVESYPDATPQGQNTFSTIKTEPSVWVDCGDRTFRHEDLFPGVYLSDRRVCQVCGDDASGCHYGAVTCGSCKVFFKRAAAGKQNHLCASRNDCTIDKLRRKNCASCRLKRCFMSGMSLKGRRLKGAGQTRNGEEEQQPTAWGPGEREERKKDVIPEPGNMASTAQGPQGLPPGIPPTLRSCLSLLSILQSIEPTLVNAGHDPAQPDSPSSLLTSLNELGERQLVTVVRWAKAIPGFRDLHVDDQMSVIQLSWMGVMVLALGWRSYTLTNCSMLYFAPDLVFNDQRMQISSMYEHCVRMKLLAQRFHRLEVTEEEFLCMKALVLFSILPVEGLKSQRCFDELRTSYIKELDRLASHRGETTRTQRLFQLTELLDYLQSVVRKLHQFTYDLFIQAQSLQTRVNFPEMISEIVSVHVPKILSGMVKPILFHNTA; from the exons ATGGCCTTTCGCTCCAGCTTGGCGGAAAAACAAGAAACGTTTAACTGTTTCGTGATGAGTGACAGAGAGAATCCATGTGACACCAACGCGTGTCCAACAATCGAGCTGAGTAAAGCGGTGTCGGTGTCTCTGGGTCTGGATTCGCTGTCGTCTCCGCTCCACAGCCAGTGCCCCAGCAGCGCTTTTGCAGACCCCGCCGACAGCGGAAATCATGGTTTCCGAGGAGTGTCAGAGTTGGGAACGCCTGGAAATGTGAACTCGGAAGGAAATGGACTTGTCCTAGCCCGCAGCAGCCCGGCACGGGACAACTTTAGAGAAGTGTGCGCTAACATTCGGCAGGTGAGCTGCGTGGATCTGTTCAGATCGGGGGAAATGGACTGCGCGCAGTCTGTTACGCGCGGATCGGTCATATCCAGATTCATCTGCAAGGATCCCAGCATGTTCGTGAACCCGGCAGCAGAGCTCTCCGCGACTTCCCAGGTCAATGAGGTCGCGCCTTTAAAACCATATTCTGCTTATCCCGCTAATCCAGACCTGTACAGGGAGAACCAGGGCGGATGGTCATCATGGTGCGCAAACGAGCGCATTTACAGCGAGCGACCCGAGCCCCACAGAGGCGGGTCTGACGGACATCATTTCTCCTGCAAATATTGCAGCTGTGGGCCAACTCCATTCGGGTCCAGACAGGAATGCAACTGTGTGTGGTACAGTAGAGGTGCGCAAAGCGGAAAAGGTGGCTCACAAGCAGCGATGGCACAGGGTTACGGCCAAGTGGAAAGTTACCCAGACGCGACTCCCCAAGggcaaaacactttttccacCATCAAGACCGAACCTTCAGTTTGGGTGGACTGCGGCGACCGAACTTTCAG GCATGAGGATTTGTTTCCAGGAGTCTACCTGTCCGACCGCAGAGTGTGCCAGGTGTGTGGTGACGATGCTTCAGGCTGTCACTATGGAGCAGTCACCTGCGGCAGCTGCAAAGTGTTCTTTAAAAGGGCCGCTGCAG GTAAGCAGAACCACCTGTGTGCCAGCCGGAACGACTGCACCATCGACAAGCTGAGGAGGAAGAACTGCGCCTCGTGCCGTTTGAAGAGGTGCTTCATGTCGGGGATGAGCCTGAAAG GCCGGAGGCTGAAGGGAGCTGGACAGACGAGGAACggagaggaggagcagcagcccaCTGCCTGGGGGCCTGGGGAAAGGGAAGAGCGAAAGAAAGATGTTATCCCGGAGCCTGGAAACATGGCTTCCACGGCTCAAG ggCCTCAAGGCTTGCCACCAGGGATCCCCCCGACTCTGCGCTCCTGCTTATCCCTCCTGAGCATCCTGCAGTCTATTGAACCCACtctggttaatgcgggacaTGACCCCGCCCAGCCAGACAGCCCCTCGTCCTTGCTAACCAGCCTCAACGAGCTCGGAGAGAGGCAGCTGGTAACCGTGGTGCGCTGGGCCAAGGCAATTCCAG GTTTCCGTGATCTCCACGTGGATGATCAGATGTCAGTGATTCAGCTGTCGTGGATGGGGGTGATGGTGTTGGCGTTAGGGTGGAGATCCTACACTCTCACCAACTGCTCCATGCTCTACTTTGCTCCAGATCTGGTTTTTAACGA CCAGCGGATGCAAATCTCCAGTATGTACGAACACTGCGTGAGGATGAAGCTCCTCGCCCAACGCTTCCACCGGCTGGAGGTGACCGAGGAGGAGTTCCTCTGCATGAAGGCCCTCGTCCTCTTCAGCATCT TGCCAGTAGAGGGCCTGAAGAGCCAGCGCTGTTTTGATGAACTGCGGACCTCCTACATCAAGGAGCTGGATCGGCTGGCCAGCCACCGCGGGGAGACCACCCGTACACAGAGGCTGTTTCAGCTCACGGAGCTGCTGGACTACCTCCAGTCG GTTGTGAGGAAATTGCACCAGTTCACCTATGATCTCTTCATCCAAGCTCAGTCCCTGCAGACGCGTGTCAACTTCCCCGAGATGATCTCGGAGATTGTCAGTGTTCATGTGCCCAAAATCCTCTCAGGCATGGTCAAGCCCATCCTTTTCCACAACACAGCCTAG
- the ar-alpha gene encoding androgen receptor beta has protein sequence MAFRSSLAEKQETFNCFVMSDRENPCDTNACPTIELSKAVSVSLGLDSLSSPLHSQCPSSAFADPADSGNHGFRGVSELGTPGNVNSEGNGLVLARSSPARDNFREVCANIRQVSCVDLFRSGEMDCAQSVTRGSVISRFICKDPSMFVNPAAELSATSQVNEVAPLKPYSAYPANPDLYRENQGGWSSWCANERIYSERPEPHRGGSDGHHFSCKYCSCGPTPFGSRQECNCVWYSRGAQSGKGGSQAAMAQGYGQVESYPDATPQGQNTFSTIKTEPSVWVDCGDRTFRHEDLFPGVYLSDRRVCQVCGDDASGCHYGAVTCGSCKVFFKRAAAGKQNHLCASRNDCTIDKLRRKNCASCRLKRCFMSGMSLKGRRLKGAGQTRNGEEEQQPTAWGPGEREERKKDVIPEPGNMASTAQGTGPQGLPPGIPPTLRSCLSLLSILQSIEPTLVNAGHDPAQPDSPSSLLTSLNELGERQLVTVVRWAKAIPGFRDLHVDDQMSVIQLSWMGVMVLALGWRSYTLTNCSMLYFAPDLVFNDQRMQISSMYEHCVRMKLLAQRFHRLEVTEEEFLCMKALVLFSILPVEGLKSQRCFDELRTSYIKELDRLASHRGETTRTQRLFQLTELLDYLQSVVRKLHQFTYDLFIQAQSLQTRVNFPEMISEIVSVHVPKILSGMVKPILFHNTA, from the exons ATGGCCTTTCGCTCCAGCTTGGCGGAAAAACAAGAAACGTTTAACTGTTTCGTGATGAGTGACAGAGAGAATCCATGTGACACCAACGCGTGTCCAACAATCGAGCTGAGTAAAGCGGTGTCGGTGTCTCTGGGTCTGGATTCGCTGTCGTCTCCGCTCCACAGCCAGTGCCCCAGCAGCGCTTTTGCAGACCCCGCCGACAGCGGAAATCATGGTTTCCGAGGAGTGTCAGAGTTGGGAACGCCTGGAAATGTGAACTCGGAAGGAAATGGACTTGTCCTAGCCCGCAGCAGCCCGGCACGGGACAACTTTAGAGAAGTGTGCGCTAACATTCGGCAGGTGAGCTGCGTGGATCTGTTCAGATCGGGGGAAATGGACTGCGCGCAGTCTGTTACGCGCGGATCGGTCATATCCAGATTCATCTGCAAGGATCCCAGCATGTTCGTGAACCCGGCAGCAGAGCTCTCCGCGACTTCCCAGGTCAATGAGGTCGCGCCTTTAAAACCATATTCTGCTTATCCCGCTAATCCAGACCTGTACAGGGAGAACCAGGGCGGATGGTCATCATGGTGCGCAAACGAGCGCATTTACAGCGAGCGACCCGAGCCCCACAGAGGCGGGTCTGACGGACATCATTTCTCCTGCAAATATTGCAGCTGTGGGCCAACTCCATTCGGGTCCAGACAGGAATGCAACTGTGTGTGGTACAGTAGAGGTGCGCAAAGCGGAAAAGGTGGCTCACAAGCAGCGATGGCACAGGGTTACGGCCAAGTGGAAAGTTACCCAGACGCGACTCCCCAAGggcaaaacactttttccacCATCAAGACCGAACCTTCAGTTTGGGTGGACTGCGGCGACCGAACTTTCAG GCATGAGGATTTGTTTCCAGGAGTCTACCTGTCCGACCGCAGAGTGTGCCAGGTGTGTGGTGACGATGCTTCAGGCTGTCACTATGGAGCAGTCACCTGCGGCAGCTGCAAAGTGTTCTTTAAAAGGGCCGCTGCAG GTAAGCAGAACCACCTGTGTGCCAGCCGGAACGACTGCACCATCGACAAGCTGAGGAGGAAGAACTGCGCCTCGTGCCGTTTGAAGAGGTGCTTCATGTCGGGGATGAGCCTGAAAG GCCGGAGGCTGAAGGGAGCTGGACAGACGAGGAACggagaggaggagcagcagcccaCTGCCTGGGGGCCTGGGGAAAGGGAAGAGCGAAAGAAAGATGTTATCCCGGAGCCTGGAAACATGGCTTCCACGGCTCAAGGTA cagggCCTCAAGGCTTGCCACCAGGGATCCCCCCGACTCTGCGCTCCTGCTTATCCCTCCTGAGCATCCTGCAGTCTATTGAACCCACtctggttaatgcgggacaTGACCCCGCCCAGCCAGACAGCCCCTCGTCCTTGCTAACCAGCCTCAACGAGCTCGGAGAGAGGCAGCTGGTAACCGTGGTGCGCTGGGCCAAGGCAATTCCAG GTTTCCGTGATCTCCACGTGGATGATCAGATGTCAGTGATTCAGCTGTCGTGGATGGGGGTGATGGTGTTGGCGTTAGGGTGGAGATCCTACACTCTCACCAACTGCTCCATGCTCTACTTTGCTCCAGATCTGGTTTTTAACGA CCAGCGGATGCAAATCTCCAGTATGTACGAACACTGCGTGAGGATGAAGCTCCTCGCCCAACGCTTCCACCGGCTGGAGGTGACCGAGGAGGAGTTCCTCTGCATGAAGGCCCTCGTCCTCTTCAGCATCT TGCCAGTAGAGGGCCTGAAGAGCCAGCGCTGTTTTGATGAACTGCGGACCTCCTACATCAAGGAGCTGGATCGGCTGGCCAGCCACCGCGGGGAGACCACCCGTACACAGAGGCTGTTTCAGCTCACGGAGCTGCTGGACTACCTCCAGTCG GTTGTGAGGAAATTGCACCAGTTCACCTATGATCTCTTCATCCAAGCTCAGTCCCTGCAGACGCGTGTCAACTTCCCCGAGATGATCTCGGAGATTGTCAGTGTTCATGTGCCCAAAATCCTCTCAGGCATGGTCAAGCCCATCCTTTTCCACAACACAGCCTAG
- the LOC101173478 gene encoding moesin-like isoform X2, which yields MSTINVRVTTMDAELEFAILPSTTGKQLFDQIVKTIGLRETWFFGLQYQDSKGFSTWLKLNKRVTAQDVKKSNPLLIKFRARFYPEDVAEELIQEATQRLFFLQVKESILNDDIYCPPETAVLLASYAVQVKHGDYRKDYHVQGYLTKERLLPQRVLEQHKLNKTQWEERIQKWHEEHKGMLREDAMLEYLKIAQDLEMYGVNYFNIKNKKGSELWLGVDALGLNIYDKKDKMTPKIGFPWSEIRNISFNDKKFVIKPIDKRAPDFVFYVPRLRINKRILALCMGNHDLYMRRRKPDTIEVQQMKAQAREEKSKRQKERALLESEKKKREYAEKETEKIARETMELMERLRQIEEQTKRAQDELEEQTRRALESEKERKIAQEEAERLDKDRRAAVEAKETLLHNSETQIKNQESLATELAELTSKISQLEEAKKKKDEEAKGWQKRAVMVEADLERTKEELKTKLMGVHIQNSVHPHMHEHDETDESSAEASAELRSPGMVRDRSEEERVTETQKNQRLQKNLKFLSTELARAVDESKKTPNDLIHAENVKQGRDKYKTLRQIRQGNTKQRIDEFESM from the exons atgtCAACT ATAAATGTCCGAGTCACAACGATGGATGCAGAGCTGGAGTTTGCCATTCTGCCCAGCACTACTGGCAAACAGCTTTTTGACCAG ATAGTGAAAACCATTGGGCTGCGAGAGACGTGGTTCTTTGGTCTTCAGTACCAAGACAGCAAAGGCTTTTCCACCTGGCTCAAGCTAAACAAGAGG GTGACGGCTCAAGATGTGAAGAAAAGCAATCCTTTGTTGATCAAGTTTAGGGCCAGGTTTTACCCCGAGGACGTGGCTGAAGAGCTCATCCAGGAAGCAACGCAGCGCCTCTTTTTCCTGCAG GTGAAGGAGAGTATCCTAAACGATGACATATACTGTCCACCTGAGACAGCAGTGCTGCTGGCCTCTTATGCAGTTCAGGTCAAACATGGGGACTACAGGAAAGATTATCACGTCCAGGGATATCTCACAAAGGAAAGGCTGCTGCCACAGAG GGTTTTGGAGCAGCACAAGCTGAATAAGACTCAGTGGGAGGAAAGAATCCAGAAGTGGCATGAAGAGCACAAAGGAATGTTGAG GGAGGACGCTATGTTGGAGTATCTGAAGATAGCTCAAGACCTGGAGATGTACGGCGTGAACTActtcaacattaaaaacaaaaaagggtcaGAGCTGTGGCTCGGAGTGGATGCTTTGGGTCTGAACATTTATGACAAAAAGGACAA GATGACCCCAAAAATTGGTTTTCCCTGGAGTGAGATCAGAAACATTTCCTTCAACGACAAGAAGTTTGTCATTAAACCGATTGACAAGAGAGCCCCG GATTTTGTTTTCTACGTGCCCCGTCTTCGTATCAACAAACGGATCCTGGCATTGTGCATGGGAAATCATGACCTGTACATGCGCAGACGCAAACCTGACACCATCGAGGTGCAGCAGATGAAGGCCCAAGCCAGGGAGGAGAAGAGCAAGAGGCAAAAAGAAAG GGCTCTTCTTgagagtgagaaaaaaaagcgaGAATATGCTGagaaggaaacagaaaagattGCCCGTGAGACCATGGAGCTGATGGAGAGACTGAGGCAGATTGAAGAGCAGACAAAGAGAGCTCAAGATG AGCTGGAAGAGCAGACTCGCAGAGCACTTGAGTcagaaaaggagagaaaaattgCTCAAGAGGAGGCCGAGCGTCTGGACAAGGATCGCAGAGCCGCAGTTGAGGCTAAAGAAACCCTTTTGCACAATTCTGAAACCCAAATCAAGAACCAAGAAAGCCTG GCCACTGAGCTGGCAGAGCTTACCTCTAAAATCTCCCAGCTGGAAGAAGCCAAGAAGAAAAAGGACGAGGAGGCGAAGGGATGGCAGAAAAgg GCTGTGATGGTAGAAGCTGATTTGGAGCGAACCAAAGAAGAGCTGAAGACTAAACTAATGGGTGTCCACATCCAGAATTCTGTCCATCCTCACATGCATGAGCATGACGAGACGGATGAGAGCAGCGCAGAGGCGAGCGCTGAGCTGAGGTCTCCAGGCATGGTCCGAGACCGCAGCGAGGAGGAAAGAGTCACAGAAACGCAGAAGAACCAGAGGCTGCAGAAAAACCTAAAG ttCCTGAGCACCGAGCTGGCCAGAGCTGTGGACGAGAGCAAAAAGACCCCCAATGACCTGATCCATGCCGAGAATGTGAAGCAAGGCCGTGACAAATACAAGACCCTTCGCCAGATTCGCCAAGGCAACACTAAACAGCGTATCGATGAGTTTGAGTCTATGTGA
- the LOC101173478 gene encoding moesin-like isoform X1: MLLVEQKNINVRVTTMDAELEFAILPSTTGKQLFDQIVKTIGLRETWFFGLQYQDSKGFSTWLKLNKRVTAQDVKKSNPLLIKFRARFYPEDVAEELIQEATQRLFFLQVKESILNDDIYCPPETAVLLASYAVQVKHGDYRKDYHVQGYLTKERLLPQRVLEQHKLNKTQWEERIQKWHEEHKGMLREDAMLEYLKIAQDLEMYGVNYFNIKNKKGSELWLGVDALGLNIYDKKDKMTPKIGFPWSEIRNISFNDKKFVIKPIDKRAPDFVFYVPRLRINKRILALCMGNHDLYMRRRKPDTIEVQQMKAQAREEKSKRQKERALLESEKKKREYAEKETEKIARETMELMERLRQIEEQTKRAQDELEEQTRRALESEKERKIAQEEAERLDKDRRAAVEAKETLLHNSETQIKNQESLATELAELTSKISQLEEAKKKKDEEAKGWQKRAVMVEADLERTKEELKTKLMGVHIQNSVHPHMHEHDETDESSAEASAELRSPGMVRDRSEEERVTETQKNQRLQKNLKFLSTELARAVDESKKTPNDLIHAENVKQGRDKYKTLRQIRQGNTKQRIDEFESM, from the exons ATGCTCCTGGTTGAACAGAAGAAT ATAAATGTCCGAGTCACAACGATGGATGCAGAGCTGGAGTTTGCCATTCTGCCCAGCACTACTGGCAAACAGCTTTTTGACCAG ATAGTGAAAACCATTGGGCTGCGAGAGACGTGGTTCTTTGGTCTTCAGTACCAAGACAGCAAAGGCTTTTCCACCTGGCTCAAGCTAAACAAGAGG GTGACGGCTCAAGATGTGAAGAAAAGCAATCCTTTGTTGATCAAGTTTAGGGCCAGGTTTTACCCCGAGGACGTGGCTGAAGAGCTCATCCAGGAAGCAACGCAGCGCCTCTTTTTCCTGCAG GTGAAGGAGAGTATCCTAAACGATGACATATACTGTCCACCTGAGACAGCAGTGCTGCTGGCCTCTTATGCAGTTCAGGTCAAACATGGGGACTACAGGAAAGATTATCACGTCCAGGGATATCTCACAAAGGAAAGGCTGCTGCCACAGAG GGTTTTGGAGCAGCACAAGCTGAATAAGACTCAGTGGGAGGAAAGAATCCAGAAGTGGCATGAAGAGCACAAAGGAATGTTGAG GGAGGACGCTATGTTGGAGTATCTGAAGATAGCTCAAGACCTGGAGATGTACGGCGTGAACTActtcaacattaaaaacaaaaaagggtcaGAGCTGTGGCTCGGAGTGGATGCTTTGGGTCTGAACATTTATGACAAAAAGGACAA GATGACCCCAAAAATTGGTTTTCCCTGGAGTGAGATCAGAAACATTTCCTTCAACGACAAGAAGTTTGTCATTAAACCGATTGACAAGAGAGCCCCG GATTTTGTTTTCTACGTGCCCCGTCTTCGTATCAACAAACGGATCCTGGCATTGTGCATGGGAAATCATGACCTGTACATGCGCAGACGCAAACCTGACACCATCGAGGTGCAGCAGATGAAGGCCCAAGCCAGGGAGGAGAAGAGCAAGAGGCAAAAAGAAAG GGCTCTTCTTgagagtgagaaaaaaaagcgaGAATATGCTGagaaggaaacagaaaagattGCCCGTGAGACCATGGAGCTGATGGAGAGACTGAGGCAGATTGAAGAGCAGACAAAGAGAGCTCAAGATG AGCTGGAAGAGCAGACTCGCAGAGCACTTGAGTcagaaaaggagagaaaaattgCTCAAGAGGAGGCCGAGCGTCTGGACAAGGATCGCAGAGCCGCAGTTGAGGCTAAAGAAACCCTTTTGCACAATTCTGAAACCCAAATCAAGAACCAAGAAAGCCTG GCCACTGAGCTGGCAGAGCTTACCTCTAAAATCTCCCAGCTGGAAGAAGCCAAGAAGAAAAAGGACGAGGAGGCGAAGGGATGGCAGAAAAgg GCTGTGATGGTAGAAGCTGATTTGGAGCGAACCAAAGAAGAGCTGAAGACTAAACTAATGGGTGTCCACATCCAGAATTCTGTCCATCCTCACATGCATGAGCATGACGAGACGGATGAGAGCAGCGCAGAGGCGAGCGCTGAGCTGAGGTCTCCAGGCATGGTCCGAGACCGCAGCGAGGAGGAAAGAGTCACAGAAACGCAGAAGAACCAGAGGCTGCAGAAAAACCTAAAG ttCCTGAGCACCGAGCTGGCCAGAGCTGTGGACGAGAGCAAAAAGACCCCCAATGACCTGATCCATGCCGAGAATGTGAAGCAAGGCCGTGACAAATACAAGACCCTTCGCCAGATTCGCCAAGGCAACACTAAACAGCGTATCGATGAGTTTGAGTCTATGTGA
- the LOC101173478 gene encoding moesin-like isoform X3, which produces MLLVEQKNINVRVTTMDAELEFAILPSTTGKQLFDQIVKTIGLRETWFFGLQYQDSKGFSTWLKLNKRVTAQDVKKSNPLLIKFRARFYPEDVAEELIQEATQRLFFLQVKESILNDDIYCPPETAVLLASYAVQVKHGDYRKDYHVQGYLTKERLLPQRVLEQHKLNKTQWEERIQKWHEEHKGMLREDAMLEYLKIAQDLEMYGVNYFNIKNKKGSELWLGVDALGLNIYDKKDKMTPKIGFPWSEIRNISFNDKKFVIKPIDKRAPDFVFYVPRLRINKRILALCMGNHDLYMRRRKPDTIEVQQMKAQAREEKSKRQKERALLESEKKKREYAEKETEKIARETMELMERLRQIEEQTKRAQDELEEQTRRALESEKERKIAQEEAERLDKDRRAAVEAKETLLHNSETQIKNQESLATELAELTSKISQLEEAKKKKDEEAKGWQKRNSVHPHMHEHDETDESSAEASAELRSPGMVRDRSEEERVTETQKNQRLQKNLKFLSTELARAVDESKKTPNDLIHAENVKQGRDKYKTLRQIRQGNTKQRIDEFESM; this is translated from the exons ATGCTCCTGGTTGAACAGAAGAAT ATAAATGTCCGAGTCACAACGATGGATGCAGAGCTGGAGTTTGCCATTCTGCCCAGCACTACTGGCAAACAGCTTTTTGACCAG ATAGTGAAAACCATTGGGCTGCGAGAGACGTGGTTCTTTGGTCTTCAGTACCAAGACAGCAAAGGCTTTTCCACCTGGCTCAAGCTAAACAAGAGG GTGACGGCTCAAGATGTGAAGAAAAGCAATCCTTTGTTGATCAAGTTTAGGGCCAGGTTTTACCCCGAGGACGTGGCTGAAGAGCTCATCCAGGAAGCAACGCAGCGCCTCTTTTTCCTGCAG GTGAAGGAGAGTATCCTAAACGATGACATATACTGTCCACCTGAGACAGCAGTGCTGCTGGCCTCTTATGCAGTTCAGGTCAAACATGGGGACTACAGGAAAGATTATCACGTCCAGGGATATCTCACAAAGGAAAGGCTGCTGCCACAGAG GGTTTTGGAGCAGCACAAGCTGAATAAGACTCAGTGGGAGGAAAGAATCCAGAAGTGGCATGAAGAGCACAAAGGAATGTTGAG GGAGGACGCTATGTTGGAGTATCTGAAGATAGCTCAAGACCTGGAGATGTACGGCGTGAACTActtcaacattaaaaacaaaaaagggtcaGAGCTGTGGCTCGGAGTGGATGCTTTGGGTCTGAACATTTATGACAAAAAGGACAA GATGACCCCAAAAATTGGTTTTCCCTGGAGTGAGATCAGAAACATTTCCTTCAACGACAAGAAGTTTGTCATTAAACCGATTGACAAGAGAGCCCCG GATTTTGTTTTCTACGTGCCCCGTCTTCGTATCAACAAACGGATCCTGGCATTGTGCATGGGAAATCATGACCTGTACATGCGCAGACGCAAACCTGACACCATCGAGGTGCAGCAGATGAAGGCCCAAGCCAGGGAGGAGAAGAGCAAGAGGCAAAAAGAAAG GGCTCTTCTTgagagtgagaaaaaaaagcgaGAATATGCTGagaaggaaacagaaaagattGCCCGTGAGACCATGGAGCTGATGGAGAGACTGAGGCAGATTGAAGAGCAGACAAAGAGAGCTCAAGATG AGCTGGAAGAGCAGACTCGCAGAGCACTTGAGTcagaaaaggagagaaaaattgCTCAAGAGGAGGCCGAGCGTCTGGACAAGGATCGCAGAGCCGCAGTTGAGGCTAAAGAAACCCTTTTGCACAATTCTGAAACCCAAATCAAGAACCAAGAAAGCCTG GCCACTGAGCTGGCAGAGCTTACCTCTAAAATCTCCCAGCTGGAAGAAGCCAAGAAGAAAAAGGACGAGGAGGCGAAGGGATGGCAGAAAAgg AATTCTGTCCATCCTCACATGCATGAGCATGACGAGACGGATGAGAGCAGCGCAGAGGCGAGCGCTGAGCTGAGGTCTCCAGGCATGGTCCGAGACCGCAGCGAGGAGGAAAGAGTCACAGAAACGCAGAAGAACCAGAGGCTGCAGAAAAACCTAAAG ttCCTGAGCACCGAGCTGGCCAGAGCTGTGGACGAGAGCAAAAAGACCCCCAATGACCTGATCCATGCCGAGAATGTGAAGCAAGGCCGTGACAAATACAAGACCCTTCGCCAGATTCGCCAAGGCAACACTAAACAGCGTATCGATGAGTTTGAGTCTATGTGA